The Oncorhynchus tshawytscha isolate Ot180627B linkage group LG18, Otsh_v2.0, whole genome shotgun sequence genome has a window encoding:
- the LOC112217715 gene encoding syntaxin-11-like isoform X2, translating to MAADPAMRDRLSHMQELSQSNGHVEQMDYAESGESVSGDSINVDLEEELPHQAVVWDNTPELEEVFSQSQQVHREVQLIRLEVKRLREQNSRVLQGTTRMSVVKRDSNAIAADIKARAEGVLTCLKDMDSAVRELEAAHGSNAAVTRIARTQYACLSNSFRDAMFDYNETEMSHRESCKAHIQRQMEIVGREVTGEEVEEMIETGQWNVFNENILSEGKTARSALNQIESRHRELLDLESRIQSIHEIFLDVALLVEEQGPMMNTIQTNVQKTDVAIQEALVKISKAKRHNKNNPFKKMFCCCFPCIK from the exons ATGGCTGCAG ACCCAGCCATGAGGGACCGTCTGAGCCACATGCAGGAGCTGTCCCAGTCCAACGGCCATGTGGAGCAGATGGACTATGCCGAGTCCGGGGAGTCCGTCTCCGGGGACTCCATCAATGTGGACCTGGAGGAGGAGCTCCCTCACCAGGCTGTGGTGTGGGACAATACCCCTGAACTGGAGGAGGTCTTCTCCCAGTCCCAGCAGGTCCACCGTGAGGTCCAGCTTATCCGCCTTGAGGTCAAACGCCTACGTGAGCAGAACTCACGCGTGCTCCAGGGCACCACTAGGATGTCAGTCGTTAAGAGAGACTCCAACGCCATCGCAGCTGATATTAAGGCCCGTGCTGAGGGTGTGCTGACGTGCCTCAAGGACATGGACTCCGCAGTGCGGGAGCTGGAGGCAGCGCATGGCTCCAACGCCGCCGTGACTCGCATCGCCAGGACCCAGTATGCCTGCCTGAGCAACAGCTTCCGTGATGCCATGTTCGACTACAATGAGACAGAGATGAGCCACAGGGAGAGTTGCAAAGCCCACATTCAGAGGCAGATGGAGATTGTGGGGCGGgaggtgactggtgaggaggtggaggagatgatCGAGACAGGCCAGTGGAATGTCTTCAATGAGAACATCCTGTCAGAGGGCAAGACAGCGCGCTCGGCGCTCAACCAGATCGAGAGCCGCCACCGAGAGCTGCTGGACCTGGAGAGCAGGATCCAGAGCATCCATGAGATCTTCCTGGATGTGGCTCTGCTGGTGGAGGAGCAGGGCCCCATGATGAACACCATCCAGACCAATGTCCAGAAAACAGATGTGGCCATCCAGGAGGCACTGGTCAAAATCAGCAAGGCCAAGCGCCACAACAAGAACAACCCCTTCAAGAAGATGTTCTGCTGCTGCTTCCCCTGCATCAAATGA
- the LOC112217715 gene encoding syntaxin-11-like isoform X1, protein MKTCYIGSLHHNRTDPAMRDRLSHMQELSQSNGHVEQMDYAESGESVSGDSINVDLEEELPHQAVVWDNTPELEEVFSQSQQVHREVQLIRLEVKRLREQNSRVLQGTTRMSVVKRDSNAIAADIKARAEGVLTCLKDMDSAVRELEAAHGSNAAVTRIARTQYACLSNSFRDAMFDYNETEMSHRESCKAHIQRQMEIVGREVTGEEVEEMIETGQWNVFNENILSEGKTARSALNQIESRHRELLDLESRIQSIHEIFLDVALLVEEQGPMMNTIQTNVQKTDVAIQEALVKISKAKRHNKNNPFKKMFCCCFPCIK, encoded by the exons ATGAAAACGTGTTATATTGGTAGCCTACATCATAACAGAACAG ACCCAGCCATGAGGGACCGTCTGAGCCACATGCAGGAGCTGTCCCAGTCCAACGGCCATGTGGAGCAGATGGACTATGCCGAGTCCGGGGAGTCCGTCTCCGGGGACTCCATCAATGTGGACCTGGAGGAGGAGCTCCCTCACCAGGCTGTGGTGTGGGACAATACCCCTGAACTGGAGGAGGTCTTCTCCCAGTCCCAGCAGGTCCACCGTGAGGTCCAGCTTATCCGCCTTGAGGTCAAACGCCTACGTGAGCAGAACTCACGCGTGCTCCAGGGCACCACTAGGATGTCAGTCGTTAAGAGAGACTCCAACGCCATCGCAGCTGATATTAAGGCCCGTGCTGAGGGTGTGCTGACGTGCCTCAAGGACATGGACTCCGCAGTGCGGGAGCTGGAGGCAGCGCATGGCTCCAACGCCGCCGTGACTCGCATCGCCAGGACCCAGTATGCCTGCCTGAGCAACAGCTTCCGTGATGCCATGTTCGACTACAATGAGACAGAGATGAGCCACAGGGAGAGTTGCAAAGCCCACATTCAGAGGCAGATGGAGATTGTGGGGCGGgaggtgactggtgaggaggtggaggagatgatCGAGACAGGCCAGTGGAATGTCTTCAATGAGAACATCCTGTCAGAGGGCAAGACAGCGCGCTCGGCGCTCAACCAGATCGAGAGCCGCCACCGAGAGCTGCTGGACCTGGAGAGCAGGATCCAGAGCATCCATGAGATCTTCCTGGATGTGGCTCTGCTGGTGGAGGAGCAGGGCCCCATGATGAACACCATCCAGACCAATGTCCAGAAAACAGATGTGGCCATCCAGGAGGCACTGGTCAAAATCAGCAAGGCCAAGCGCCACAACAAGAACAACCCCTTCAAGAAGATGTTCTGCTGCTGCTTCCCCTGCATCAAATGA